The proteins below come from a single Archangium lipolyticum genomic window:
- a CDS encoding siderophore-interacting protein produces MASGKAILGGMLGRFLFRDARVAQVRDVSSRFRWMELEGEALRDVSWSAGDKVQVFFPRVGMRTYTPLAWDAARGATQLLVYLHGNSPGAEWGRNVRVGDGCQFMGPRGSLALTSLQGPVVLFGDETSFAVAHTLRNLRAGAEGVEQVFEVSSRDESETVLREFHLSDSAVVERATDEGHLPAVAERLGAALKRRPGAHLVMTGRAQAIQALRARLRADGVGAPQKVKAYWSVGKRGLD; encoded by the coding sequence ATGGCGTCAGGGAAGGCGATTCTCGGAGGCATGTTGGGGCGGTTCCTGTTTCGCGACGCGCGGGTGGCGCAGGTGCGTGACGTCTCATCTCGCTTCCGCTGGATGGAGCTGGAGGGCGAGGCGCTGCGCGACGTCTCCTGGAGCGCGGGGGACAAGGTGCAGGTGTTCTTTCCGCGCGTGGGGATGCGGACGTACACGCCCCTGGCGTGGGACGCGGCTCGCGGGGCGACGCAGCTGCTCGTCTACCTCCACGGCAACAGCCCCGGCGCGGAGTGGGGCCGCAACGTGCGGGTGGGAGATGGCTGCCAGTTCATGGGGCCTCGCGGCTCCCTGGCGCTCACGTCCCTCCAGGGGCCCGTGGTGCTGTTCGGAGACGAGACGTCCTTCGCCGTGGCCCACACGCTGCGGAACCTGCGGGCCGGCGCGGAGGGCGTCGAGCAGGTGTTCGAGGTCTCCTCCCGAGATGAGTCCGAGACGGTGCTGCGGGAATTCCACTTGTCGGATAGCGCCGTGGTGGAGCGCGCGACCGACGAGGGACACCTGCCCGCCGTGGCTGAGCGTCTGGGCGCCGCACTGAAGCGGCGGCCGGGCGCGCACCTCGTCATGACGGGTCGGGCGCAGGCCATCCAGGCGCTGCGTGCGCGGCTCCGGGCTGACGGCGTGGGCGCGCCGCAGAAGGTGAAGGCGTACTGGTCCGTGGGGAAGCGCGGACTCGACTGA
- a CDS encoding rhamnogalacturonan lyase — translation MFLKWTPIMLRHLLFCRAACLLAGAAIVGIATPATAQYQRETLGRGVVAVPASNGGTLVSWRLLATDPAGVGFHVYRDGTRLTTDPLTNRTNMRDTRGSPSSTYTVRAVVNGSEQEASPAAAIWSGGYLNIPLQKPAGGTTPDGVAYTYVANDASVGDLNGDGQYELVLKWDPTNAKDNSQSGYTGNVYIDAYQLNGTRLWRIDLGRNIRAGAHYTQFQVFDHDGNGRAEVVMKTADGTVDGQGRVIGNASADHRNSAGYVLAGPEFLTVFEGTTGRALSTVNYVVPRHPDTQNPSPSQLNSIWGDNYGNRVDRFLAATAYLDGSRPSIIMARGYYTRTTVTAWDFRNGSLTQRWLFDSRALGDSSSTGQGNHQLSIADVDGDGRDEILYGAMALDDNGTRLWTSGLGHGDAMHVSDLIPSRPGLERFGVHESPGSNGGIGAAMLDARTGQRIWTSSASSDVGRGISADIDPRYPGAEAWASNSSTLYNSTGQNIGTRPGPMNFAIWWDGDKQRELLDGVTISKWNYTEQTLSTLLSPSGTASNNGTKANPVLSADILGDWREELIVRTTDSTALRIYSSPYSSNYRYVTLMHDPVYRLGVAWQNTGYNQPPHLSYFIGDN, via the coding sequence GTGTTCCTGAAGTGGACCCCTATCATGCTCAGACATCTCCTGTTTTGCCGTGCCGCTTGCCTGCTGGCAGGCGCTGCGATCGTTGGTATTGCCACCCCCGCCACCGCCCAGTACCAGCGTGAGACGCTTGGACGCGGCGTCGTTGCCGTGCCCGCCTCGAACGGCGGCACCCTGGTCTCCTGGCGCCTGCTGGCCACAGACCCGGCCGGCGTCGGCTTTCACGTCTACCGCGATGGCACCAGGCTCACGACGGATCCGCTCACCAACCGCACCAACATGCGTGACACGCGGGGCTCGCCGAGCTCCACCTACACCGTTCGCGCGGTCGTGAACGGCAGCGAGCAGGAGGCATCCCCCGCAGCCGCGATCTGGTCTGGCGGCTATCTCAACATCCCACTGCAGAAGCCCGCCGGCGGCACCACGCCCGACGGCGTCGCCTACACATATGTGGCGAACGACGCGAGCGTCGGCGATCTCAATGGCGATGGCCAGTACGAGCTCGTGCTGAAGTGGGACCCGACCAACGCCAAGGACAACAGCCAATCGGGCTACACCGGCAATGTCTACATCGACGCCTATCAATTGAACGGCACCCGGCTGTGGCGGATCGACCTCGGCCGCAACATCCGCGCGGGCGCGCACTACACCCAGTTCCAGGTGTTCGACCATGACGGCAACGGCCGCGCCGAGGTCGTGATGAAGACCGCCGACGGCACCGTCGACGGCCAGGGCCGCGTCATCGGCAATGCGAGCGCGGACCATCGCAACAGCGCGGGCTACGTCCTCGCCGGCCCCGAATTCCTCACCGTGTTCGAAGGCACCACCGGCCGCGCGCTGTCCACCGTCAACTACGTCGTGCCGCGCCACCCCGACACGCAGAATCCCTCGCCGAGCCAGCTCAACAGCATCTGGGGCGACAACTACGGCAACCGCGTCGACCGCTTCCTCGCCGCCACCGCCTATCTCGATGGCAGCCGTCCCAGCATCATCATGGCGCGCGGGTACTACACCCGCACCACCGTCACCGCCTGGGACTTCCGCAACGGCTCGCTCACCCAGCGCTGGCTGTTCGACAGCCGGGCGCTCGGCGACTCGAGCTCCACCGGCCAGGGCAACCATCAGCTCAGCATCGCCGACGTCGATGGCGACGGCCGCGATGAAATCCTGTACGGCGCCATGGCCTTGGACGACAACGGCACGCGGCTGTGGACCAGTGGCCTCGGCCATGGCGACGCGATGCACGTCTCTGATCTCATCCCGTCGCGCCCTGGCCTCGAACGGTTCGGTGTCCATGAGAGCCCGGGCAGCAACGGCGGCATCGGCGCCGCGATGCTCGACGCGCGCACCGGCCAGCGCATCTGGACGAGCTCCGCCTCCAGCGACGTCGGCCGCGGCATCTCGGCCGACATCGATCCGCGCTACCCCGGCGCCGAGGCGTGGGCGTCCAACTCGAGCACGCTCTACAACTCCACCGGCCAGAACATCGGCACGCGCCCTGGCCCGATGAACTTCGCCATCTGGTGGGATGGAGACAAGCAGCGCGAGCTGCTCGACGGCGTCACCATCAGCAAGTGGAACTACACGGAGCAGACGCTCTCGACGTTGCTCTCGCCCTCGGGCACCGCGTCCAATAACGGCACCAAGGCCAACCCGGTGCTCAGCGCCGACATCCTCGGTGACTGGCGTGAGGAGCTGATCGTTCGGACCACCGACAGCACGGCGCTGCGCATCTATTCCTCGCCCTATTCGTCCAACTACCGCTACGTCACGCTGATGCACGATCCGGTGTACCGGCTCGGCGTCGCCTGGCAGAACACCGGCTACAACCAGCCGCCGCACCTCAGCTACTTCATCGGCGACAACTGA
- a CDS encoding TolB-like translocation protein, translated as MKKLLRAIHSSATIVSATSAVFLATASLAEGSHSAPARSGCAPLCTGGVCTPVQIADFWPTESIALKDNDVYFAGGAYPYIANGFVGRVPKSGGSASRFLTNLATIPAVEEAGGEIYVLGAASPLPGVVNRLNADGSFTAVPTSPSNKKPRFFTGDATHLYWVDNDDGHFYTVPRAGGTPTVVAQSGLPSKPLQALVDEENLYWVNRPANGKGWILWKAPKNGGAAPTQLLFVPAGKFHKFALDADTLYFLDYYTGLNQISKSGGAVTNIAYADDPGTVLAVDGERLYWIKDEVLTATCKDGSGDQVLTTETYSTSDIAVDDSGIYWAQFYKVYKLTK; from the coding sequence ATGAAGAAACTGCTCAGAGCGATTCACTCCTCCGCCACCATCGTCTCCGCCACGTCGGCCGTCTTCCTCGCCACGGCCAGCCTGGCGGAAGGAAGCCACAGTGCCCCCGCCCGCTCGGGATGCGCGCCGCTGTGCACGGGCGGAGTTTGCACCCCCGTCCAGATCGCGGACTTCTGGCCCACGGAGTCCATCGCGCTGAAGGACAATGACGTGTACTTCGCCGGTGGTGCCTACCCGTATATCGCGAACGGCTTCGTGGGCCGGGTCCCCAAGTCAGGTGGCTCCGCCTCACGCTTCCTCACGAATCTCGCGACCATCCCAGCCGTCGAGGAGGCCGGCGGGGAGATCTATGTCCTGGGCGCCGCGTCCCCCCTGCCGGGCGTGGTGAACCGCCTGAACGCCGACGGCTCCTTCACGGCCGTTCCAACCTCGCCCTCGAACAAGAAGCCGCGGTTCTTCACGGGGGATGCCACCCACCTCTACTGGGTCGACAACGACGACGGGCACTTCTACACGGTGCCCCGTGCGGGGGGCACACCCACCGTGGTCGCGCAGAGCGGCCTCCCGAGCAAGCCACTCCAGGCCCTCGTGGACGAGGAGAATCTCTACTGGGTGAACCGGCCGGCCAATGGCAAGGGCTGGATCCTCTGGAAGGCGCCGAAGAACGGCGGGGCCGCGCCCACCCAGCTTCTCTTCGTCCCGGCGGGCAAGTTCCACAAGTTCGCCCTGGACGCGGACACCCTCTACTTCCTCGACTACTACACCGGGCTCAACCAGATCTCCAAGAGCGGCGGCGCCGTGACGAACATCGCCTACGCGGACGATCCCGGGACTGTCCTCGCCGTCGATGGCGAGCGGCTCTACTGGATCAAGGACGAAGTCCTCACGGCCACGTGCAAGGATGGGAGCGGCGATCAGGTCCTGACCACGGAGACCTACTCCACGAGCGATATCGCCGTGGATGACTCGGGCATCTACTGGGCCCAGTTCTACAAGGTCTACAAGCTCACGAAGTAG
- a CDS encoding lysozyme family protein, translating into MGATPNTAPPRSPAVNFDQSGFDPANSVRSMPALTQPTPVNRMNFERSSFDPSKASASVPGLFDSTPLNPVAQTFTNPLPALPENFESAFKVPKGQLTFDAEGLEAKGPYFSRTPHHPTMASGVTIGRGYDMKERSTEEVVTDLTAAGVPQADAELLAQGAQLTGQAARDFINRPDVAAIEISQSAQKNLFNTVYAEYQQYVKDISNDPERIEVYGRVDWEKLNPAILDVAVDMRYRGDYSPLTRKDVQPLIVNNDLQGMYDLFSNEDKMINEWNVPRDRFERRRDYLANALAEQQAAAQ; encoded by the coding sequence GTGGGCGCGACGCCGAACACCGCGCCGCCTCGTTCCCCGGCGGTGAACTTCGATCAGAGCGGCTTCGATCCGGCCAACAGCGTCCGCTCGATGCCGGCGCTCACGCAACCCACGCCCGTGAACCGGATGAATTTCGAGCGGAGCAGCTTCGATCCGTCCAAGGCGAGCGCGTCGGTGCCCGGCCTCTTCGATTCCACGCCGCTCAACCCGGTCGCCCAGACCTTCACCAATCCCCTGCCCGCCCTCCCCGAGAACTTCGAGAGCGCGTTCAAGGTCCCGAAGGGACAGCTCACGTTCGACGCGGAGGGACTGGAAGCGAAGGGACCCTACTTCAGCCGCACGCCCCACCACCCCACGATGGCGTCCGGGGTCACCATCGGCCGGGGCTACGACATGAAGGAGCGGTCGACGGAGGAGGTGGTGACCGACCTGACGGCCGCGGGCGTTCCCCAAGCGGATGCCGAGCTCCTGGCTCAGGGGGCGCAGCTGACAGGACAGGCCGCCAGGGATTTCATCAACCGCCCCGACGTCGCGGCGATCGAGATCAGCCAGAGCGCGCAAAAGAACCTGTTCAACACGGTGTACGCCGAGTACCAACAATACGTGAAGGACATCTCCAATGATCCCGAGCGGATTGAAGTCTACGGCCGAGTCGATTGGGAGAAGCTGAACCCCGCCATCCTGGATGTCGCCGTGGACATGCGCTACCGGGGCGATTACTCGCCACTCACCCGGAAGGACGTCCAGCCGCTCATCGTCAACAATGACCTCCAGGGCATGTACGACCTCTTCTCCAATGAAGACAAGATGATCAACGAGTGGAACGTGCCACGCGATCGCTTCGAGCGGCGCCGGGACTACCTGGCGAACGCGCTGGCCGAGCAGCAGGCGGCGGCCCAGTAG
- a CDS encoding putative immunity protein has translation MPIFTKPRDPRFITVRRGGTLSDANHHLLAIWAAACAEHVLHFFEEAQPEDERPRQAIELARAWTRGEIAMRQAHKAAFVANAAAREVSGAAKLAAYAAGQAVAVAHVAAHELGAAAYAIRAVQAAAPEAEREQAGRRECQWQREQLPDEIRELVLDDQRLRNHVCWFVFDC, from the coding sequence ATGCCTATTTTCACTAAACCTCGCGATCCTCGGTTTATTACCGTTCGTCGTGGCGGCACCTTGAGCGATGCAAATCACCACCTTCTTGCAATATGGGCTGCCGCATGCGCGGAGCATGTATTGCATTTCTTTGAAGAAGCACAACCCGAAGATGAGCGGCCGCGCCAGGCAATCGAGCTGGCTCGCGCCTGGACACGAGGCGAGATTGCAATGCGCCAGGCCCACAAGGCTGCTTTTGTTGCCAATGCCGCCGCCAGAGAGGTGTCCGGCGCGGCAAAGCTTGCGGCCTACGCGGCTGGGCAGGCTGTAGCAGTGGCTCACGTGGCAGCGCATGAGTTGGGCGCGGCGGCCTATGCGATCAGGGCCGTGCAAGCCGCGGCTCCTGAAGCTGAGCGTGAACAAGCCGGCCGCCGGGAATGCCAATGGCAGCGTGAGCAGCTTCCAGACGAAATCCGGGAGCTTGTGCTTGACGACCAGCGGCTGCGTAATCATGTCTGCTGGTTTGTATTCGATTGCTGA
- a CDS encoding VOC family protein — MRVKRIVANVVSPTPAAAARFYKDILGLDILMDMGWIATYGSEEEMQVQISFISEGGSGAPAPDLSIEVDDLEAVLRRVKKAKIPVEYGPCDEPWGVRRFFVRDPFGKLVNILAHD; from the coding sequence ATGCGCGTCAAGAGAATCGTCGCCAACGTGGTGAGCCCGACACCGGCCGCAGCGGCTCGCTTCTACAAGGACATCCTCGGTCTGGACATTCTCATGGACATGGGATGGATCGCGACCTACGGCTCCGAAGAGGAGATGCAGGTCCAGATCAGTTTCATCTCAGAAGGTGGCTCGGGTGCACCGGCGCCAGACCTGTCGATCGAGGTGGACGACCTGGAAGCGGTGCTGCGTCGAGTGAAGAAGGCGAAAATCCCCGTGGAGTATGGCCCGTGCGACGAGCCCTGGGGCGTGCGCCGGTTCTTCGTGCGTGATCCGTTCGGCAAGTTGGTGAACATCCTCGCTCACGACTGA
- a CDS encoding DUF6184 family natural product biosynthesis lipoprotein, with product MRISTSLSLLSLLALLPACGPTTREDAQDQATNSACDFYEGCEEIGSGDGKEFQDRKECEVKARDFFQGAWTANNCPAINEKGLETCLERIRTTSCSSGTDFFNTAFIVCGSGSVCQEEAQD from the coding sequence ATGCGCATCTCGACCTCCCTCTCCCTGCTGTCCCTCCTTGCCCTTCTCCCCGCGTGTGGCCCGACCACCCGCGAAGATGCGCAAGACCAGGCCACCAACTCCGCCTGCGACTTCTACGAGGGGTGTGAGGAAATCGGCTCCGGCGATGGCAAGGAGTTCCAGGACCGGAAGGAGTGCGAGGTGAAGGCCCGCGATTTCTTCCAGGGCGCGTGGACGGCGAACAACTGCCCCGCCATCAACGAGAAAGGGCTCGAGACGTGCCTGGAGCGCATCCGCACCACCTCGTGCTCGAGCGGGACGGACTTCTTCAACACCGCGTTCATCGTCTGTGGCTCGGGCTCCGTCTGCCAGGAGGAGGCCCAGGACTGA
- a CDS encoding serine/threonine-protein kinase, whose product MTQEGQAGAVGRYRLVSRLARGGMAEVFLGILPGPEGFEKPVVVKRLLPELAGQESYRQMFAQEARLMATFGHAHVVSVLDFGLEAGAPYLVLEYVEGVDLARALAARGPLAPALVRHLGLCLLRALEHVHGLRDTRGEWLGLVHRDVSPANVLLGHTGDVKLADFGIAKGLRTPSRTAPGSTRGTLRYMSPEQVRGGPLDARADLFSLGVLLYEAVVGRGPFAAATDAQLLLAVRDARLEPAEHLLQRAGPALAGVLQRALRPHPSERFASAGDMARALLDVDTGSGAEQPWHVAALVAETLAAGHPPGASGPGKRVASPFSAALLEGRGDEET is encoded by the coding sequence ATGACGCAGGAAGGACAGGCAGGCGCGGTGGGCCGCTACCGGCTGGTGTCCCGTCTGGCTCGCGGAGGGATGGCGGAGGTGTTCCTCGGCATCCTTCCCGGGCCCGAGGGCTTCGAGAAGCCGGTGGTCGTCAAGCGCCTGCTGCCGGAGCTGGCCGGACAGGAGTCCTACCGGCAGATGTTCGCCCAGGAGGCGCGGCTGATGGCCACCTTCGGCCATGCGCACGTCGTCTCGGTGCTGGACTTCGGGCTGGAGGCGGGCGCGCCCTACCTGGTGCTGGAGTACGTGGAGGGCGTGGACCTGGCCCGGGCGCTCGCCGCGCGAGGACCCCTGGCGCCCGCGCTCGTACGGCACCTGGGCCTGTGCCTGCTGCGCGCGCTCGAGCACGTGCATGGCCTGCGCGACACCCGGGGCGAGTGGCTGGGGCTCGTCCACCGGGACGTGAGCCCCGCGAACGTGCTGCTGGGGCACACCGGTGACGTGAAGCTGGCGGACTTCGGCATCGCCAAGGGGCTGCGCACACCTTCGCGCACCGCGCCCGGCAGCACGCGTGGCACGTTGCGCTACATGTCTCCCGAACAGGTGCGTGGCGGCCCCCTGGACGCGAGGGCCGATCTCTTCTCGCTCGGGGTGCTCCTCTACGAGGCGGTGGTGGGCCGCGGCCCCTTCGCCGCGGCCACGGACGCGCAGCTGCTGCTCGCCGTGCGGGACGCGCGCCTGGAGCCCGCCGAGCACCTGCTACAACGGGCCGGGCCGGCCCTGGCCGGCGTCCTCCAGCGCGCCCTGCGCCCCCACCCCTCCGAGCGCTTCGCCTCCGCGGGAGACATGGCGCGCGCCCTGCTGGACGTGGACACCGGCTCCGGGGCGGAGCAGCCCTGGCACGTGGCCGCGCTGGTGGCGGAGACGCTCGCCGCAGGGCATCCCCCGGGGGCCTCCGGGCCCGGGAAGAGGGTCGCGAGCCCGTTCTCCGCCGCCCTGCTCGAAGGCCGGGGGGACGAGGAGACGTGA